The Syntrophobacterales bacterium genome segment TCGTCCTGACCGTACCCAGGGGGATTGACAAACCCTATTTCGACAAAAACGGCGTCATCTGGCTGAAATGCGGGGCGGACAAACGGCGGATCAATTCCAAGGAGGAGCTGCGCCGGCTCTTCCAGATTTCCGATCAGTTCCACGTCGATGAATTGCCCACCCGGGCGGGCATCGACAAACTCGACAAGCTGCGTTTTCGCGATTTCCTGCGCGATGTGTACAAGCAGGAATATCCCGACTCGCCCGCCGAACTTCTGCGGCTTTTACAGAACATGAACCTGGCCACCGCTGAGGGGATGCTGAATCTGGCGGGTGTTCTTCTGTTTGCCGAGCGTCCGGAGTGGATCAAACCCCAGTTTGTCGTCAAGGCGATCCGCTATCCGGGAAACGAAATCCACGTCAGCGACTATATCGATACCGAGGATTTTTCCGGTTCCCTGCGCAAGATGTTCGACGATTCCCTGGCGTTTGTCATGCGCAACCTGCACAAGGTGCAGGCCGGGCGCGGCGTCAATGCGCCGGGTCTGCCGGAGATCCCGGAGGCGGTTTTCGAGGAGCTGCTGGTCAATGCCCTGATCCATCGGGACTATCTGGTAAGCGCCACGATTCGTCTTTTCATCTTCGACAACCGCATCGAGATCATCAGTCCCGGCCATCTGCCCGATAACCTCACGGTGGAGAAAATTCGTACGGGGATGTCCAATATCCGCAACCCGATTCTGGTTTCCTTTGTGGCCAAGGGGCTTTTGCC includes the following:
- a CDS encoding HTH domain-containing protein; its protein translation is VLTVPRGIDKPYFDKNGVIWLKCGADKRRINSKEELRRLFQISDQFHVDELPTRAGIDKLDKLRFRDFLRDVYKQEYPDSPAELLRLLQNMNLATAEGMLNLAGVLLFAERPEWIKPQFVVKAIRYPGNEIHVSDYIDTEDFSGSLRKMFDDSLAFVMRNLHKVQAGRGVNAPGLPEIPEAVFEELLVNALIHRDYLVSATIRLFIFDNRIEIISPGHLPDNLTVEKIRTGMSNIRNPILVSFVAKGLLPYHGLGSGIKRALEEWPDIDFTDDRDCCLFTATVHRKAISGSGELTGLPESAGKTSGKSSPISSPIGSPKTEDRIIELLRQNNSITTGELGKTIGISKRAVLKQINKLKEQDRLRRIGPTRGGYWEVIEKSEG